A portion of the Juglans microcarpa x Juglans regia isolate MS1-56 chromosome 1D, Jm3101_v1.0, whole genome shotgun sequence genome contains these proteins:
- the LOC121238957 gene encoding bifunctional protein FolD 4, chloroplastic yields MVCIDCSSSSATARLLPMSHQHVALRRFLRGPLYLRPPCCSFPRTFKTLTVHSSASPSPVLAASIAPEASAKVIDGKSVAKQIRDEITTEVSRMKDAIGVIPGLAVILVGDRKDSATYVRNKKKSCESVGINSYEVRLPEGSTEQELLKFISDFNDDPSVHGILVQLPLPSHMNEQNILNAVCIEKDVDGFHPLNIGRLAMRGREPTFVPCTPKGCIELLHRYGINIKGKRAVVIGRSNIVGMPAALLLQREDATVSIVHSRTKNPEEFTRQADIIISAVGQPNMVRGSWIKPGAVIIDVGINPVEDSKSPRGYRLVGDVCYEEATKIASAITPVPGGVGPMTIAMLLSNTFISAKRIHNFQ; encoded by the exons ATGGTCTGCATCGACTGTTCTTCCTCCTCCGCCACCGCTCGGCTCCTCCCAATGAGCCACCAACACGTTGCTCTTCGCCGCTTCCTACGCGGCCCTCTCTATTTGCGACCTCCTTGCTGTAGCTTTCCCAGAACGTTCAAAACCCTCACTGTTCACTCTTCGGCTTCGCCGTCACCTGTTCTCGCCG CATCAATCGCCCCTGAGGCATCAGCTAAAGTAATTGATGGAAAATCAGTTGCAAAGCAAATCAGGGATGAGATAACTACTGAAGTATCCCGGATGAAGGATGCAATCGGTGTTATTCCAGGATTAGCAGTTATCCTTGTCGGGGATAGAAAGGACTCTGCAACTTATGTTCGCAATAAAAAGAAATCGTGTGAGTCGGTGGGGATCAATTCTTATGAAGTACGCTTGCCGGAGGGTTCTACAGAACAAGAATTACTCAAGTTTATCTCAGACTTCAATGATGATCCTTCAGTTCATGGAATCCTTGTTCAGTTACCTCTGCCTTCT CATATGAATGAGCAGAACATCTTAAATGCTGTTTGCATTGAGAAAGATGTTGATGGATTTCACCCACTGAACATTGGTCGTCTAGCCATGCGAGGTAGAGAACCCACTTTTGTTCCATGCACACCAAAAGGATGCATAGAATTGTTGCATAGATATGGAATTAATATCAAAGGAAAGAGGGCGGTTGTAATTGGCAGGAGCAATATTGTTGGCATGCCAGCTGCTCTATTGCTGCAA AGGGAAGATGCTACCGTCAGCATAGTCCACTCAAGAACCAAGAACCCTGAGGAGTTTACAAGACAGGCAGATATTATTATATCAGCTGTAGGCCAGCCAAATATGGTTAGGGGCAGCTGGATAAAGCCTGGTGCGGTGATCATTGATGTTGGAATTAATCCAGTCGAG GATTCAAAAAGTCCTCGAGGTTACCGTTTGGTTGGAGATGTCTGTTATGAGGAGGCCACCAAAATTGCATCAGCTATTACTCCAGTTCCTGGTGGAGTGGGTCCAATGACAATAGCTATGCTTCTTTCGAATACTTTCATCTCGGCGAAGAGGATTCACAACTTCCAGTGA